Proteins from a genomic interval of Stenotrophomonas sp. 24(2023):
- a CDS encoding replicative DNA helicase has translation MSARSGFRSDRKERGDRFDRDRDDSRIDQLRVPPHSVEAEQAVLGGLMLAPEAYDRVNDQLNEGDFYRRDHQMIYRAIRELSERERPFDAVTLGEWFESQGKLDLVGDGAYLIELASTTPSAANIVAYAEIVRDKAVLRQLIQVGTDIVNDGFQPEGRDSSELLSAAEKSVFAIAEQGARGRTDFVAMPGALKDAFEELRNRFENGGNITGLPTGYNDFDAMTAGLQPTDLIILAARPAMGKTTFALNIAEYAAIKSKKGVAVFSMEMSASQLAMRLISSNGRINAQRLRTGQLEDEDWSRVTSAIKMLKETKIFIDDTPGVSPEVLRSKCRRLKREHDLGLIVIDYLQLMSVPGNSENRATEISEISRSLKGLAKELNVPVIALSQLNRSLETRTDKRPVMADLRESGAIEQDADMIVFIYRDDYYNKENSPDKGLAEIIIGKHRGGPTGSCKLKFFGEYTRFDNLAHDSVGSFE, from the coding sequence ATGTCCGCCCGTTCCGGCTTCCGTTCCGACCGCAAAGAGCGCGGTGACCGCTTCGACCGCGATCGCGATGACAGCCGCATCGACCAGCTGCGCGTGCCACCGCATTCGGTGGAAGCCGAACAGGCGGTGCTCGGCGGCCTGATGCTGGCGCCGGAAGCGTACGACCGGGTCAACGACCAGTTGAACGAAGGCGACTTCTACCGCCGCGACCACCAGATGATCTACCGCGCGATCCGCGAGCTGTCCGAGCGCGAGCGCCCGTTCGATGCGGTGACCCTGGGTGAGTGGTTCGAATCGCAGGGCAAGCTGGACCTGGTGGGCGATGGCGCCTACCTGATCGAGCTGGCCAGCACCACGCCGTCGGCCGCCAACATCGTGGCCTATGCCGAGATCGTGCGTGACAAGGCGGTGCTGCGGCAGCTGATCCAGGTCGGCACCGACATCGTCAACGACGGTTTCCAGCCCGAGGGCCGCGACAGCAGCGAGCTGCTGTCGGCAGCGGAAAAATCGGTGTTCGCCATCGCCGAGCAGGGCGCGCGCGGGCGCACCGACTTCGTGGCCATGCCCGGCGCGCTGAAGGATGCCTTCGAAGAGCTGCGCAACCGCTTCGAGAACGGCGGCAACATCACCGGCCTGCCGACCGGCTACAACGATTTCGATGCGATGACCGCCGGCCTGCAGCCGACCGACCTGATCATCCTGGCCGCGCGCCCGGCGATGGGCAAGACCACCTTCGCGCTGAACATCGCCGAGTACGCGGCGATCAAGTCGAAGAAGGGCGTGGCGGTGTTCTCGATGGAAATGTCTGCCTCGCAGCTGGCCATGCGCCTGATTTCCTCCAATGGCCGCATCAACGCGCAGCGCCTGCGTACCGGCCAGCTGGAAGACGAGGACTGGAGCCGCGTCACCAGCGCGATCAAGATGCTGAAGGAAACCAAGATCTTCATCGACGATACGCCGGGCGTGTCGCCGGAAGTGCTGCGTTCCAAGTGCCGGCGCCTCAAGCGCGAGCACGACCTGGGCCTGATCGTGATCGACTACCTGCAGCTGATGAGCGTGCCGGGCAACAGCGAGAACCGTGCGACGGAAATCTCGGAGATCTCGCGTTCGCTCAAGGGTCTGGCCAAGGAACTGAACGTGCCGGTGATCGCGTTGTCCCAGCTCAACCGCTCGCTGGAAACACGTACCGACAAGCGCCCGGTGATGGCCGACCTCCGCGAATCGGGCGCCATCGAGCAGGACGCGGACATGATCGTGTTCATCTACCGCGACGATTACTACAACAAGGAAAATTCGCCGGACAAGGGCCTGGCCGAGATCATCATCGGCAAGCACCGTGGTGGCCCGACCGGTTCGTGCAAGCTGAAGTTCTTCGGCGAATACACCCGCTTCGACAACCTGGCCCACGATTCGGTCGGTTCGTTCGAGTAA
- a CDS encoding NAD(P)H-dependent oxidoreductase, with product MSGPTIAVLVGSLRRESCNRKLAHALEKLAAGRARFVQVEIGDLPLYTQEFDASYPVQGTRLKDQVRAADGVLFVTPEYNRSVPGVLKNAIDVGSRPYGDSAFAGKPAAVIGASIGAIGTALAQQHLRNILSYLDMRVLPQPEAFIHFKDGLIDADGTVHNEGTQAFLQGFVDRFLALVAAQGR from the coding sequence ATGTCCGGACCGACCATCGCTGTCCTCGTCGGCAGCCTTCGCCGCGAATCGTGCAACCGCAAGCTGGCCCATGCCCTGGAGAAGCTGGCGGCCGGCCGCGCCCGCTTCGTGCAGGTGGAGATCGGCGACCTGCCGCTGTACACCCAGGAATTCGACGCTAGTTATCCGGTGCAGGGCACGCGCCTGAAAGACCAGGTACGGGCCGCTGACGGCGTGCTGTTCGTCACCCCCGAGTACAACCGCTCGGTGCCGGGCGTGCTCAAGAACGCCATCGACGTCGGCTCGCGCCCCTACGGCGACAGCGCCTTTGCCGGCAAGCCGGCGGCGGTGATCGGCGCCTCCATCGGGGCCATCGGTACGGCCCTGGCCCAGCAGCACCTGCGCAACATCCTGTCCTACCTGGACATGCGCGTGCTGCCGCAGCCGGAGGCGTTCATCCATTTCAAGGACGGCCTGATCGATGCCGACGGCACGGTCCACAACGAAGGCACGCAGGCGTTCCTGCAGGGCTTCGTCGACCGCTTCCTGGCGCTGGTGGCGGCCCAGGGCCGGTGA
- the asnB gene encoding asparagine synthase (glutamine-hydrolyzing), giving the protein MCGLAGMLLPVAQAPAEVLQAQALSMGQALHHRGPDDGGVWVDAAAGIALAHRRLSILDLSPLGHQPMASADGRYVLAYNGEVYNFAALRAELEPLGHAFRGHSDTEVLLAAVLQWGVEDTLQRCNGMFAIALWDRQERCLWLARDRVGKKPLYYGWAGDALVFGSELKALWQHPAFDNGIDRDALTLLLRLDYIPAPHTIHERCFKLLPGRVLRLDAQAVAAGAAAHRPEQAQRPFWDARARMQAALAAPFQGRIEEAEEQLDALLRDAVALRMVADVPVGVFLSGGTDSSLVAALMQAQSPQPVHSFSIGFSGSGHDEAPLARELAGHLGCDHTELYVSGADALAVVPQLPAMFDEPFADASQVPTALVARLARQGVTVALSGDGGDELFFGYTRYVRALRNWQMLGRVPGPLRRWMGARSQQQGEASRTGGLAALLAETGARGIGDVYRNRISRWRDPRAAVPGANAAGSFYDLADPLHGAGTPADAMMLADFVTYLPDDLLCKVDRTSMAVSLEARAPLLDWRVAEFAWSLPLSFKRSQDTSKVLLKRVLGRYVPQAMVHRPKRGFGAPVSDWLRGDLRPWADELLQPARLEREGVLSAAAVQPLWQQFLGGQRKWHTHLWNVLMFQAWQVHWRQVRAGVAAG; this is encoded by the coding sequence ATGTGTGGATTGGCGGGAATGTTGTTGCCGGTGGCGCAGGCCCCGGCCGAAGTGCTGCAGGCGCAGGCGCTGTCCATGGGGCAGGCCCTGCACCATCGCGGCCCGGATGACGGTGGCGTCTGGGTCGATGCCGCGGCGGGCATCGCCCTGGCCCATCGCCGGCTGAGCATTCTCGACCTGTCCCCGCTGGGCCACCAGCCGATGGCATCGGCCGATGGCCGCTATGTGCTGGCCTACAACGGCGAGGTCTACAACTTCGCGGCACTGCGCGCCGAGCTGGAACCGCTGGGGCATGCCTTCCGTGGCCATTCCGATACCGAAGTGCTGCTGGCCGCGGTACTGCAATGGGGCGTGGAAGATACCCTGCAGCGCTGCAATGGCATGTTCGCCATTGCCCTGTGGGACCGCCAGGAACGCTGCCTGTGGCTGGCCCGCGACCGTGTAGGCAAGAAGCCGCTGTACTACGGCTGGGCCGGCGATGCGCTGGTGTTCGGCTCGGAACTGAAGGCACTGTGGCAGCACCCGGCGTTCGACAACGGCATCGACCGCGATGCGCTGACCCTGCTGCTGCGGCTGGACTACATTCCCGCACCGCATACCATCCACGAGCGCTGCTTCAAGCTGCTGCCCGGCCGTGTCCTGCGCCTGGACGCACAGGCCGTGGCGGCCGGCGCGGCCGCACACCGTCCGGAACAGGCGCAGCGCCCGTTCTGGGATGCGCGCGCACGCATGCAGGCGGCGCTGGCCGCGCCGTTCCAGGGGCGTATCGAAGAGGCCGAGGAGCAGCTTGATGCGCTGCTGCGCGACGCGGTGGCGCTGCGCATGGTGGCCGACGTGCCGGTGGGCGTGTTCCTGTCCGGCGGCACCGATTCCTCGCTGGTGGCCGCGCTGATGCAGGCGCAGAGCCCGCAGCCGGTGCACAGCTTCAGCATCGGCTTCAGCGGCTCCGGCCATGACGAGGCGCCGCTGGCCAGGGAACTGGCTGGCCACCTGGGCTGCGACCACACCGAACTGTATGTCAGTGGCGCCGATGCCCTGGCGGTGGTGCCGCAGCTGCCGGCGATGTTCGATGAACCCTTCGCCGATGCCTCGCAGGTGCCGACCGCGCTGGTGGCCCGCCTGGCGCGCCAGGGCGTGACCGTGGCCCTGTCCGGCGATGGTGGCGATGAGCTGTTCTTCGGCTATACCCGTTACGTGCGGGCACTGCGCAACTGGCAGATGCTGGGCCGCGTGCCCGGGCCGCTGCGGCGCTGGATGGGCGCCCGCTCGCAGCAGCAGGGCGAGGCATCGCGCACCGGTGGCCTGGCCGCGTTGCTGGCCGAAACCGGTGCGCGCGGCATCGGCGATGTGTACCGCAACCGGATCTCGCGTTGGCGCGACCCACGGGCCGCCGTGCCCGGTGCCAACGCGGCCGGCAGCTTCTATGACCTGGCCGATCCGCTGCATGGGGCCGGTACGCCGGCCGATGCGATGATGCTGGCCGATTTCGTGACCTACCTGCCCGATGACCTGCTGTGCAAGGTCGACCGCACTTCGATGGCGGTCAGCCTGGAAGCGCGCGCGCCGTTGCTGGACTGGCGGGTGGCCGAGTTCGCCTGGTCGCTGCCGCTGTCGTTCAAGCGCTCGCAGGACACCAGCAAGGTGCTGCTCAAGCGCGTACTGGGCCGCTACGTGCCGCAGGCGATGGTGCACCGGCCCAAGCGCGGGTTTGGCGCACCGGTCAGCGACTGGTTGCGTGGTGACCTGCGGCCCTGGGCTGACGAGCTGCTGCAGCCGGCACGGCTGGAACGGGAGGGCGTGCTGTCCGCCGCCGCCGTGCAGCCACTGTGGCAGCAGTTCCTGGGCGGCCAGCGCAAGTGGCATACCCACCTCTGGAACGTGCTGATGTTCCAGGCCTGGCAGGTACACTGGCGGCAGGTGCGTGCAGGCGTGGCGGCCGGCTGA
- a CDS encoding thiamine pyrophosphate-dependent enzyme — MFAVVPDPIPARMRGLNRAEVCDANFLEAVRGWRGTARPRPAPDAPILPGSTLAAGAFGELFESQLASRQLDLMARVLRVQNKVFYTIGSSGHEGNALLARACRPTDPAFLHYRSGAFMAERARQVPGMDAIVDAALSFAASADDPASGGRHKVWGSRPLWVLPQTSTIASHLPKALGTALAIESGKRLGQPLPIPGDSIVLCSFGDASANHASAQTAFNTAMWAAYQKLPVPVLFVCEDNGLGISVKTPEGWIAERFSQQPGLDYFFADGLDLALGHDPVQAAVAHCRRTRRPTFLHLRTTRLMGHAGTDFEVEWRALAELCAAEAQDPLLRSAQIALESGWMEAAAIEAAYEAMRVRCLAAADAADQRPKLQSLAEVTAPLAPYSPAAVQAEACRVLDAGQRLAQYGGEDALPERQPPRHLAVQINQGLQELLGRYPQALLFGEDVAQKGGVYTVTKDLLRRFGPRRVFNTLLDETMILGMAQGLANLGMLPVPEIQYLAYLHNAIDQLRGEACSLQFFSNDQFRNPMLVRVAGLGYQKGFGGHFHNDNSITALRDIPGLVVGCPSRGDDAVMMLRTLAALAQVDGRVAVFLEPIALYMTKDLHEAGDGQWLFPFPPPGQAIALGEGRVHAPDATDLVVFTFGNGVPMALRAAVAIGQQLGWQVRVVDLRWLVPLPATFIAAQAATAQRVLVLDEGRQSGGVGEGVVTALVEAGFGHLPLRRVCGADTYTPLAGAAMFGLPSDNALIGAALDLAQEP; from the coding sequence ATGTTCGCTGTGGTTCCCGATCCGATTCCGGCACGCATGCGCGGCCTCAACCGCGCCGAGGTCTGCGATGCCAACTTCCTGGAGGCCGTGCGTGGCTGGCGGGGTACCGCCCGGCCACGCCCGGCGCCGGACGCGCCGATCCTGCCGGGCAGCACGCTCGCGGCCGGTGCGTTCGGCGAACTGTTCGAATCGCAGCTGGCCAGCCGCCAGCTGGACCTGATGGCGCGCGTGCTGCGCGTGCAGAACAAGGTCTTCTACACCATCGGCTCGTCCGGCCATGAGGGCAACGCGCTGCTGGCCCGGGCGTGCCGGCCGACCGATCCGGCCTTCCTGCACTACCGCTCCGGTGCGTTCATGGCCGAGCGCGCGCGGCAGGTGCCGGGCATGGATGCGATCGTCGATGCGGCCCTGTCGTTTGCCGCCAGCGCGGACGATCCGGCCAGCGGGGGCCGGCACAAGGTCTGGGGCAGCAGGCCGCTGTGGGTGCTGCCGCAGACCTCCACCATCGCCTCGCACCTGCCCAAGGCGTTGGGTACGGCGCTGGCCATCGAAAGCGGCAAGCGGCTTGGCCAGCCGTTGCCGATCCCAGGTGACAGCATCGTGCTGTGTTCGTTCGGCGATGCCTCGGCCAACCATGCCAGCGCGCAGACCGCGTTCAACACCGCGATGTGGGCCGCCTACCAGAAGCTGCCGGTGCCGGTGCTGTTCGTCTGCGAGGACAACGGGCTGGGCATTTCGGTGAAGACGCCGGAAGGCTGGATTGCCGAGCGCTTCAGCCAGCAGCCGGGGCTGGACTATTTCTTCGCCGATGGCCTGGACCTGGCGCTCGGCCATGACCCGGTGCAGGCGGCGGTGGCGCACTGCCGGCGCACGCGGCGACCGACCTTCCTGCACCTGCGCACCACGCGCCTGATGGGGCATGCCGGGACCGACTTCGAGGTGGAATGGCGCGCGCTGGCCGAGCTGTGCGCGGCCGAGGCGCAGGACCCGCTGCTGCGCTCGGCGCAGATCGCGCTGGAATCGGGCTGGATGGAGGCCGCCGCCATCGAGGCGGCCTACGAGGCGATGCGCGTGCGCTGCCTGGCTGCGGCTGATGCCGCCGACCAGCGGCCCAAGCTGCAGTCGCTGGCCGAGGTGACCGCGCCGTTGGCGCCGTATTCGCCGGCGGCCGTGCAGGCCGAGGCCTGCCGTGTGCTGGACGCGGGACAACGGCTGGCCCAGTACGGCGGCGAGGATGCGCTGCCGGAACGGCAACCGCCGCGCCATCTGGCGGTGCAGATCAACCAGGGCCTGCAGGAACTGCTGGGCAGGTATCCGCAGGCGCTGCTGTTCGGCGAGGACGTGGCGCAGAAAGGGGGCGTGTACACGGTAACCAAGGACCTGCTGCGCCGCTTCGGCCCGCGCCGGGTGTTCAACACCCTGCTGGACGAAACGATGATCCTGGGCATGGCCCAGGGCCTGGCCAACCTGGGCATGCTGCCGGTGCCGGAAATCCAGTACCTGGCCTATCTGCACAATGCCATCGACCAGCTGCGCGGCGAGGCCTGCTCGCTGCAGTTCTTCTCCAATGACCAGTTCCGCAACCCGATGCTGGTGCGGGTGGCCGGGCTCGGCTACCAGAAGGGATTCGGCGGTCATTTCCACAACGACAATTCGATCACTGCGCTGCGCGACATTCCCGGCCTGGTGGTGGGCTGCCCGTCGCGCGGCGACGATGCGGTGATGATGCTGCGTACGTTGGCCGCGCTGGCGCAGGTGGATGGACGGGTGGCGGTGTTCCTTGAGCCGATCGCGCTGTACATGACCAAGGATCTGCACGAAGCGGGCGATGGCCAGTGGCTGTTCCCGTTCCCGCCGCCGGGGCAGGCGATCGCCCTGGGCGAAGGCCGGGTCCATGCGCCGGACGCCACCGACCTGGTGGTCTTCACCTTTGGCAATGGCGTGCCGATGGCCCTGCGTGCGGCGGTGGCCATCGGCCAGCAGCTGGGCTGGCAGGTGCGGGTGGTCGACCTGCGCTGGCTGGTGCCGTTGCCGGCGACGTTCATTGCCGCCCAGGCCGCCACCGCCCAGCGTGTGCTGGTGCTGGACGAGGGCCGCCAGAGTGGCGGGGTGGGGGAGGGCGTGGTGACTGCACTGGTGGAAGCCGGCTTCGGCCACCTGCCGCTGCGCCGGGTCTGCGGTGCCGACACCTACACGCCGCTGGCGGGGGCAGCAATGTTCGGGCTTCCAAGCGACAATGCGCTGATTGGCGCCGCCCTCGATCTGGCGCAGGAACCCTGA
- a CDS encoding glutathione S-transferase family protein: protein MVQERVPLTVHGMSVSGNCHKVRLLLEQLGSRYRWEEVDSAHGQTHTPEFLALNPNAKVPLIVRDDGRVLTESNAILFWLAEGTPYLPTDGWERAQTLSWMFFEQYSHEPYLAVARFICGWAAPGSSRHAELPRLRERSHAALAVMEQHLRQAAWFSGSAYGIADIALFAYTDVAADGGVSLEPFPEVRGWLQRVRSQARFVAMPAVTPEVRARMDAAA from the coding sequence ATGGTGCAGGAGCGTGTCCCGCTGACCGTGCATGGCATGTCGGTCTCGGGTAATTGCCACAAGGTGCGCCTGCTGCTGGAGCAGCTGGGCAGCCGCTATCGCTGGGAAGAGGTCGACAGCGCGCATGGGCAGACCCATACGCCGGAATTCCTCGCCCTCAATCCCAATGCCAAGGTGCCGCTGATCGTCCGCGACGATGGCCGCGTGCTGACCGAATCCAATGCGATCCTGTTCTGGCTGGCCGAAGGAACGCCCTATCTGCCGACCGATGGCTGGGAGCGTGCGCAGACCCTGAGCTGGATGTTCTTCGAGCAGTACAGCCACGAGCCCTACCTCGCCGTGGCGCGCTTCATCTGTGGCTGGGCCGCCCCCGGGTCATCCCGGCATGCGGAACTGCCACGCCTGCGCGAGCGTTCCCATGCTGCGCTGGCGGTGATGGAGCAGCACCTGCGGCAGGCCGCCTGGTTCAGCGGCAGCGCCTATGGCATCGCCGATATCGCCCTGTTCGCCTACACCGATGTGGCGGCCGACGGCGGTGTTTCGCTTGAGCCGTTCCCGGAAGTGCGCGGCTGGCTGCAGCGCGTGCGGTCGCAGGCGCGCTTCGTGGCGATGCCGGCGGTGACCCCGGAAGTGCGGGCGAGGATGGACGCCGCCGCCTGA
- a CDS encoding GNAT family N-acetyltransferase, giving the protein MSIFDLRIETARLLLRPVQQQDLEPYLAFCADEGVMTHLGGVQAPQTAWRGFCSLAGSWHLFGFSMFSVIEKDTGAWVGRMGPWQPLGWPGTEIGWGICRASWGRGYAPEAAVAAMDWAFDTLGWDEIIHTIAPENVSSKRVAGKLGSTLLRMGELPPPLQGKPVEIWGQSRMQWRQRHR; this is encoded by the coding sequence ATGAGCATTTTCGACCTGCGCATCGAAACCGCGCGCCTGCTGCTGCGCCCGGTGCAGCAACAGGACCTGGAGCCGTATCTGGCGTTCTGCGCCGATGAGGGGGTGATGACCCACCTGGGGGGCGTGCAGGCGCCGCAGACCGCATGGCGCGGTTTCTGCAGCCTGGCCGGCAGCTGGCACCTGTTCGGCTTCTCGATGTTCAGCGTGATCGAGAAAGACACCGGTGCCTGGGTGGGGCGCATGGGGCCCTGGCAACCGCTGGGATGGCCCGGCACCGAGATCGGCTGGGGCATCTGCCGTGCCAGCTGGGGCAGGGGGTACGCACCGGAAGCGGCGGTGGCGGCAATGGATTGGGCCTTCGACACGCTGGGCTGGGACGAGATCATCCACACCATCGCGCCGGAGAACGTGAGCTCCAAGCGCGTGGCGGGCAAGCTGGGCAGCACGCTGCTGCGCATGGGCGAGCTGCCGCCGCCACTGCAGGGCAAGCCGGTGGAGATATGGGGCCAGTCGCGCATGCAGTGGCGGCAACGCCACCGCTGA
- a CDS encoding glycine zipper 2TM domain-containing protein, whose product MKSTTTTVLVAAGALLVGGIATAAFMKGGSASPDTVAADHGASRLVAGSTADDGARTDQLDASGKRGLEYADVLKVDPITQKEKAYATVIGTEPVRETSTTQTPHEVCEDVVVQERLPERDGNVGGTVIGAVVGGLLGNQVGGGNGRKAATVAGAVAGGVVGNQIDKRHVGGRVVNRTERQCHTETATSQSSRVTGYNVTYRNEDGTTGTMRMASQPGNRIAMGTSDVVKGYNVTYRYDGAEKTVRMDNKPASDRLPVVDGQLVTQTAAAGDVATNRQ is encoded by the coding sequence ATGAAAAGCACAACAACAACTGTCCTGGTCGCCGCGGGCGCGCTGCTGGTCGGTGGTATCGCCACGGCTGCCTTCATGAAGGGAGGCAGTGCCTCGCCGGACACCGTGGCAGCCGACCATGGTGCGTCGCGCCTGGTGGCCGGTAGCACCGCTGACGACGGTGCACGTACCGACCAGCTCGATGCCAGCGGCAAGCGTGGGCTGGAATATGCCGACGTGCTGAAGGTCGATCCGATCACCCAGAAGGAAAAGGCCTACGCCACCGTGATCGGCACCGAGCCGGTGCGCGAGACGTCCACCACCCAGACCCCGCATGAGGTCTGCGAGGATGTGGTGGTGCAGGAGCGCCTGCCGGAGCGTGACGGCAATGTCGGCGGCACCGTGATCGGTGCGGTGGTCGGCGGCCTGCTCGGCAACCAGGTGGGCGGTGGCAATGGCCGCAAGGCCGCAACCGTGGCCGGTGCCGTCGCCGGTGGCGTGGTCGGCAACCAGATCGACAAGCGCCATGTCGGTGGCCGCGTGGTCAACCGTACCGAGCGCCAGTGCCACACCGAAACGGCGACGTCGCAGTCCAGCCGGGTCACCGGCTACAACGTGACCTACCGCAATGAAGACGGCACCACCGGCACGATGCGCATGGCCAGCCAGCCGGGCAACCGCATCGCGATGGGCACCAGCGATGTGGTGAAGGGCTACAACGTGACCTACCGCTACGATGGCGCGGAGAAGACCGTGCGCATGGACAACAAGCCTGCCAGCGACCGCCTGCCGGTGGTCGATGGCCAGCTGGTCACCCAGACGGCGGCGGCCGGTGACGTGGCGACCAATCGCCAGTAA
- a CDS encoding DUF6116 family protein, translated as MANPLLLPLLEWARRLRFPTLFKITAGLFALTLFIPDPIPFVDELLLGMGTLLLANWKQRSAVPAPVPRR; from the coding sequence ATGGCCAACCCCCTGTTGCTGCCCCTGCTGGAGTGGGCGCGCCGGCTGCGCTTCCCCACCCTGTTCAAGATCACCGCCGGCCTGTTCGCCCTGACCCTGTTCATCCCCGACCCGATTCCGTTCGTGGATGAGCTGCTGCTGGGCATGGGCACCCTGCTGCTGGCCAACTGGAAGCAGCGCAGCGCCGTGCCCGCGCCTGTCCCACGGCGCTGA
- a CDS encoding TatD family hydrolase: MNVLIDSHCHLDAAEFDPDRATVIARARAAGVQAQVVPAVTAASWPKLRDVCQQAPGLYPAYGLHPMFLAEHQPGHLQALAGWVERERPCAIGECGLDFFIDGLDAQAQQHYFTGQLALAREHDLPVIVHARRAVDAVIAAISRVGGLRGVVHSFSGSPEQAAQLHKRGFLLGLGGPVTYERAQRLQRLVRQMPLEQLLLETDAPDQPDAGIRGQRNEPARLADIATHIARLRGIETEALARATTENARRLFGLPAA; encoded by the coding sequence CTGAACGTGCTGATCGACAGCCACTGCCACCTGGACGCCGCCGAGTTCGATCCCGACCGCGCCACGGTGATCGCGCGCGCGCGCGCGGCCGGCGTACAGGCCCAGGTAGTGCCGGCGGTCACCGCGGCCAGCTGGCCGAAACTGCGCGACGTCTGCCAGCAGGCACCGGGCCTGTACCCGGCCTACGGCCTGCACCCGATGTTCCTGGCCGAGCACCAGCCCGGGCACCTGCAGGCGCTGGCAGGCTGGGTCGAGCGCGAGCGGCCCTGCGCGATCGGCGAATGCGGGCTGGATTTCTTCATCGACGGCCTGGATGCCCAGGCGCAGCAGCACTACTTCACCGGCCAGCTGGCGCTGGCACGCGAGCATGACCTGCCGGTGATCGTGCATGCACGGCGTGCGGTGGATGCGGTGATCGCAGCGATCAGCCGCGTCGGCGGACTGCGCGGGGTGGTGCACAGTTTTTCCGGCAGCCCCGAGCAGGCCGCGCAGCTGCACAAGCGCGGCTTCCTGCTGGGCCTGGGCGGGCCGGTCACCTACGAACGCGCGCAGCGCCTGCAGCGCTTGGTGCGGCAGATGCCGCTGGAACAGCTGCTGCTGGAAACCGATGCCCCGGACCAGCCCGATGCGGGCATTCGCGGCCAGCGCAACGAGCCGGCACGGCTGGCGGATATCGCCACGCATATCGCCAGGCTGCGCGGCATCGAGACGGAAGCGCTGGCGCGGGCCACCACCGAGAATGCGCGCCGGCTGTTCGGCTTGCCCGCTGCCTGA
- a CDS encoding tRNA threonylcarbamoyladenosine dehydratase, which produces MNEQVKQRFAGIERLYGVGALERLQGSRVAVVGMGGVGSWVVEALARSAVGHLTLIDADDICVSNTNRQLPALEGNYGRNKAEAMAERCRAINPDIDVDAVQAFLTVSNMAELLDRGFDLVIDACDSFRVKVETIAWCRRRKLPLLTVGAAGGRTDPTLVRIRDVSRTEHDAMLALIRKKLRSEFNFPKNAKRYFGVPAVYSLENVKYPQADGSVCGIRPNLGADAALKLDCGAGLGAATHITGAFAFAAVGKALEMLLEPKKVKAAASEAVAGA; this is translated from the coding sequence ATGAACGAACAGGTCAAACAACGCTTCGCCGGTATCGAACGGCTGTATGGCGTGGGCGCGCTCGAGCGCCTGCAGGGCAGCCGCGTGGCGGTGGTCGGCATGGGCGGGGTCGGTTCCTGGGTGGTCGAGGCGCTCGCACGCTCGGCCGTCGGCCACCTCACCCTGATCGACGCCGACGACATCTGCGTATCCAACACCAACCGCCAGCTGCCGGCGCTGGAAGGCAACTACGGCCGCAACAAGGCCGAGGCGATGGCCGAGCGCTGCCGGGCGATCAACCCGGACATCGATGTGGACGCGGTGCAGGCGTTCCTGACCGTATCGAACATGGCCGAGCTGCTGGACCGCGGCTTCGATCTGGTCATCGATGCCTGCGACAGCTTCCGGGTGAAGGTGGAAACCATCGCCTGGTGCCGCCGCCGCAAGCTGCCGTTGCTGACGGTCGGCGCCGCCGGGGGCCGTACCGATCCCACCCTGGTGCGCATCCGCGATGTCTCGCGCACCGAGCATGACGCCATGCTGGCACTGATCCGCAAGAAGCTGCGCAGTGAATTCAATTTCCCCAAGAACGCCAAGCGCTACTTCGGCGTGCCGGCGGTGTATTCACTGGAAAACGTGAAATACCCGCAGGCCGATGGCAGCGTGTGCGGCATCCGCCCCAACCTGGGGGCCGATGCAGCGCTCAAACTCGATTGCGGGGCCGGCCTGGGGGCCGCCACCCATATCACCGGTGCGTTCGCGTTCGCGGCCGTTGGCAAGGCGCTGGAGATGCTGCTGGAACCGAAAAAGGTGAAGGCTGCCGCCAGCGAGGCCGTCGCCGGCGCCTGA
- a CDS encoding glycine zipper 2TM domain-containing protein: MKIQLIAASAVATLALAGCATSPGYGGGGYNNGYNNGGYGNAGYNQGRCADCGIVTRINTIPSGRTAPSATGAILGGIVGAVAGHEISDHTGGSRGNKNIAAAAGAVGGALAGNQIQKNVTSDTYDITVRMDDGRTIVVNQRDLAGIRENTYVRVVNGRVVLR, translated from the coding sequence ATGAAGATCCAGCTCATTGCTGCCAGCGCCGTCGCTACCCTGGCCCTGGCCGGCTGTGCCACTTCGCCCGGTTATGGCGGCGGCGGTTACAACAACGGCTACAACAACGGCGGCTATGGCAATGCCGGCTACAACCAGGGCCGTTGCGCCGACTGCGGCATCGTCACCCGCATCAACACCATTCCTTCCGGCCGCACCGCCCCCAGCGCCACCGGCGCGATCCTGGGCGGCATCGTCGGCGCGGTGGCCGGCCATGAGATCTCCGACCATACCGGCGGCAGCCGCGGCAACAAGAACATCGCCGCCGCCGCTGGCGCGGTCGGTGGCGCCCTCGCCGGCAACCAGATCCAGAAGAACGTCACCAGCGATACCTACGACATCACCGTGCGCATGGACGATGGCCGCACCATCGTGGTGAACCAGCGCGACCTGGCTGGCATCCGCGAAAACACCTACGTGCGTGTGGTCAACGGCCGGGTGGTCCTGCGCTGA